Part of the Paenibacillus guangzhouensis genome is shown below.
CGCGTCGATCCCGCTCTTCCTCCCAATGCGCCGGGAATTGGTCATTCAGATCGACACCACGAATATTGGCTTTCCAGCGTATGAACTGATATGAACCGCCATTCCAATGCAACAGCGAACGATAATAAGGATGGCTCGGGGTGATTCCCTCTTGCGATAGCTCTACGCCGTCCGGGTTCACCATCGGGACGATCCATAGCGAATTGCGCTGATAGCATTCCTGCGGATCCATGCTGCCCCAAGTGCCGCCAGCACGATAGGCTTTGGCGTACTGTTCAATATATTTCATGAGGATTGGCGTCGTAATCCATTCATTGGCGTGAACAGCGCCATTCGCATGAACCTTCCGATCTCCTGTCCCAATCCGCATCGCAATGATCGGCTTGCCCATGACACTGTATCCAATAATATATCTTCGAATGAAAGGGTACTGCTCGCACAAGCTCGCGCTGTCTTCCATCAATTGCGCAGGTCCATATTCCGCATCCACGCGAACAATTTCCCCGCTTCTAGTGAGCGGAATAATCATGCTTTGACCTATTTTCAAATGGCGCGGATCGACCGAAGGATTCGCATTCAAAAGCTGCTGTATCGGCACCTGGAATCGTCTAGCAATTTCATAGAAGGTGTCACGCTCTTGAATCAGATAGACATGATCCGGCCGATATGGAATGTACATAACTTGTCCGGGAATTAAATACGGTGCTTCTTGCAGCTGCGGATTCACCATATGAAGCGCTGTCGTGTGGATGCCATACCTTGCTGCAATCCGAAGCCACGTATCCCCCTGCTGAACGACATAAGGAATCGCCATGGTTCCCCTCCCCTCCTTACTCCATCCAAATCTACTTTCGATTCCATGAAGTATATGAGAGAGTTGCAGATATTATGTCTTCGTTCCCCTACGAATCCGCACGAAAAAACCGGCAGGGTTCATTCCGATCGGATGAACGACACTACCGGTTTTATGTTCACAGAAAATTAGGCACTTGCCACACGACTGGCGCCGTCTCCAGATGTTCTTTTAACCATTCTTGGGC
Proteins encoded:
- a CDS encoding M14 family metallopeptidase codes for the protein MAIPYVVQQGDTWLRIAARYGIHTTALHMVNPQLQEAPYLIPGQVMYIPYRPDHVYLIQERDTFYEIARRFQVPIQQLLNANPSVDPRHLKIGQSMIIPLTRSGEIVRVDAEYGPAQLMEDSASLCEQYPFIRRYIIGYSVMGKPIIAMRIGTGDRKVHANGAVHANEWITTPILMKYIEQYAKAYRAGGTWGSMDPQECYQRNSLWIVPMVNPDGVELSQEGITPSHPYYRSLLHWNGGSYQFIRWKANIRGVDLNDQFPAHWEEERDRRGKRGPGPKDYTAEGPLMEPEAVALAEFTRAHQFDMVLSLHAQGEEIYWNYRDYEPAESEAIARKFAQASSYRSVKLSGSDAGYKDWFIQEFRKPGFTIEVGMGMNPLPIQQFQNIYQDVSGILTEALCCS